In Paenibacillus kyungheensis, the following are encoded in one genomic region:
- a CDS encoding manganese-dependent inorganic pyrophosphatase, translating to MSKVLVFGHKNPDTDTITAALAYAALKKELGVDAEAIRLGEVNGETQYALDYFKVEAPRLVEKVAAEAKEVILVDHNERQQSADDIEDVTVIEVIDHHRIANFETSGPLYYRAEPVGCTATILNKLYKEHGVSISKQNAGLMLSAIISDSLLFKSPTCTPQDVEAANELARIAEVDIAKYGLDMLKAGADLSDKTVEQLITLDAKEFQMGDAKVEIAQVNAVDVNDVLSQQTAIEAALTAVIEKKGLDLFLFVVTDILNNDSVGLALGKRTDVVEAAYNVKLENNQAMLKGVVSRKSQIVPVLTDTFAK from the coding sequence ATGTCAAAAGTATTAGTTTTTGGTCATAAAAATCCGGACACGGATACGATTACAGCTGCGCTTGCTTATGCAGCATTGAAAAAAGAATTGGGTGTAGATGCTGAAGCGATTCGTCTAGGTGAAGTAAACGGCGAAACACAATACGCTTTGGATTATTTTAAAGTAGAAGCTCCACGTCTTGTAGAAAAAGTCGCTGCTGAAGCGAAAGAAGTTATTCTTGTTGACCACAATGAGCGTCAACAAAGTGCTGATGATATCGAAGACGTTACAGTAATCGAAGTTATCGATCATCACCGTATCGCTAATTTTGAGACTAGCGGCCCGTTATACTATCGTGCAGAACCTGTAGGTTGCACAGCAACAATTTTGAATAAATTGTATAAAGAACATGGCGTATCAATCTCCAAGCAAAATGCAGGTTTGATGTTATCTGCAATTATTTCAGATTCGTTGTTGTTCAAATCGCCTACATGCACACCACAAGATGTAGAAGCAGCGAATGAATTGGCTCGTATTGCTGAAGTGGATATTGCTAAATACGGTCTGGATATGCTTAAAGCAGGCGCTGACCTAAGCGACAAAACAGTAGAGCAATTGATCACTTTGGATGCAAAAGAATTCCAAATGGGTGATGCTAAAGTCGAAATCGCGCAAGTCAATGCGGTAGATGTGAATGACGTATTGTCTCAACAAACAGCGATTGAAGCAGCATTAACAGCAGTCATTGAGAAAAAAGGTCTGGATCTATTCTTATTCGTAGTAACCGACATTTTGAACAACGATTCTGTAGGTCTTGCTCTAGGCAAACGTACAGATGTTGTAGAAGCAGCATACAATGTAAAACTTGAGAATAATCAAGCTATGCTTAAAGGTGTTGTTTCTCGTAAATCTCAAATCGTACCTGTATTAACAGATACATTTGCTAAATAA
- a CDS encoding LysR family transcriptional regulator — MELLYLKTFCELVKWGNYTRTAQVLDYAQSSVTNHIQRLEQLYGGKRLFQRKGNTVILTPIGEKLLPYARQMIDLQQQARQALSIEDLEPSVLTIGTIESLSLYYLPGIMAQFRQQYPHVQVKIVLDQEQQLIRRLREQELDIALILDTPYQARDITSIPLFSVEMKVVIYPEHALAQRSSISAGDLHQQPLILTEEGCTYRAYLIQKMKEQQQISQIYLELGNIESIKQAVAKQWGIAFLPQFVLHQEEAYSGLHILPWKEEDLQLYSQILYHAERPLSSIAADWVTLCRANPTVAVL, encoded by the coding sequence ATGGAGCTGTTATATCTCAAAACGTTCTGTGAATTGGTAAAATGGGGCAATTACACACGTACTGCGCAGGTACTCGATTATGCTCAATCCAGTGTAACCAATCATATTCAGCGATTAGAACAATTATATGGTGGAAAACGATTATTTCAGCGCAAAGGCAATACTGTGATATTAACGCCAATTGGGGAGAAGTTATTACCCTATGCTCGTCAAATGATTGATTTACAACAACAAGCCAGACAAGCATTATCTATAGAAGATCTTGAACCTTCGGTGCTAACGATAGGAACGATTGAAAGTCTATCTCTTTACTATTTACCCGGTATTATGGCACAGTTCCGACAACAGTATCCTCATGTACAAGTCAAAATTGTATTAGATCAAGAACAACAACTGATACGTCGTCTACGCGAGCAAGAATTAGATATTGCTCTTATTTTGGATACACCGTATCAAGCTCGTGATATCACATCGATTCCCCTTTTTTCTGTAGAAATGAAAGTCGTGATCTATCCAGAGCATGCACTGGCTCAACGTTCTTCCATCTCTGCTGGTGATCTGCATCAACAACCGTTAATTTTGACAGAAGAAGGATGTACGTACCGCGCTTATCTGATCCAAAAGATGAAAGAACAACAACAGATCAGTCAGATTTATCTGGAACTGGGTAATATCGAATCGATTAAGCAAGCTGTTGCCAAGCAATGGGGGATCGCTTTTTTACCTCAATTTGTATTACATCAAGAAGAAGCATACAGTGGATTGCACATTCTCCCCTGGAAAGAAGAAGATCTGCAGTTATATAGCCAGATTCTGTACCATGCAGAGCGACCGCTGAGTAGTATCGCCGCAGATTGGGTTACTTTATGTAGAGCCAATCCTACCGTAGCCGTACTTTGA
- a CDS encoding rhodanese-like domain-containing protein — translation MNRAPRFSLTLETPAANTTDAYRHFTAKAAYETDVADVMIDCQKGNPPFVILDVRDEATYEQCHISGAIHITGRQINEKTTAHLDKNTTIVTYCWGPACNGATKAAAKLASLGFPVKELLGGIEYWRKEGGPVEGTLGVEAPMYWSI, via the coding sequence ATGAATCGTGCTCCACGCTTTTCACTTACACTTGAAACCCCTGCGGCAAATACGACAGATGCTTATCGTCATTTTACAGCTAAAGCCGCATACGAAACCGATGTAGCTGATGTCATGATTGATTGTCAAAAAGGAAATCCGCCATTTGTAATATTAGATGTACGAGATGAAGCAACTTATGAGCAATGCCATATTTCAGGTGCAATCCATATTACAGGCAGGCAGATCAATGAGAAAACAACTGCCCATTTGGATAAAAACACAACTATTGTAACTTACTGCTGGGGACCTGCTTGTAATGGAGCAACCAAAGCAGCAGCCAAATTAGCTTCTCTTGGATTTCCAGTAAAAGAACTACTAGGTGGAATCGAATACTGGCGCAAAGAAGGTGGACCCGTTGAAGGGACATTAGGTGTAGAAGCTCCAATGTACTGGTCGATATAA
- a CDS encoding O-methyltransferase — translation MSDIQVWSQMDQYIEENLIPKDTILEQVLRNNQQASLPEYDVSPAQGKLLQLIVMMNKAKRILEIGTLGGYSTIWMARALPVDGRLITLEYDPHHAKVAGQNITFAGLEDKVDIRIGDASEQLSQMETEQIEAFDLIFIDADKNNNARYLQYALQMSHPGTVIIGDNVVREGAILDQHSNDSRVQGIRQFYELLANDPRITATSIQTVGSKGYDGFAIGIVI, via the coding sequence ATGAGCGATATTCAAGTATGGAGTCAGATGGATCAGTATATTGAAGAAAATCTTATCCCCAAAGATACTATTCTAGAACAAGTATTACGTAACAATCAGCAAGCATCTTTACCCGAGTATGATGTATCACCTGCTCAAGGGAAATTACTTCAATTAATCGTGATGATGAACAAAGCCAAACGCATTTTAGAAATAGGTACATTGGGTGGATACAGTACTATATGGATGGCACGTGCTTTACCTGTAGATGGACGATTAATTACACTGGAATATGATCCTCATCATGCCAAAGTAGCCGGGCAGAATATTACATTCGCTGGGTTAGAGGACAAAGTGGATATTCGTATCGGTGATGCCTCAGAACAATTATCCCAGATGGAAACAGAACAAATAGAAGCGTTTGATCTCATTTTTATTGATGCAGACAAAAATAATAATGCTCGTTATTTACAATATGCTTTGCAAATGTCTCATCCGGGCACTGTCATTATTGGAGACAATGTGGTTCGAGAAGGAGCTATCTTAGATCAACATAGTAATGATAGCCGTGTACAAGGGATTCGCCAATTTTATGAATTATTAGCTAACGATCCTCGTATCACAGCTACATCGATTCAGACGGTAGGTAGTAAAGGTTATGATGGTTTTGCAATTGGAATTGTTATCTAG
- a CDS encoding LysR family transcriptional regulator, protein MLNMHALYLFHTIAVQGSVTRAADLLNISQPAITAQIKKLEKEIGITLLIPQGRGIALTSEAKELLGFTQRIFAITGQVEQWINEYHQGQRGQIRLAATYLPAHFLLPAWIAKFKQQYEHVDMTITTTNSTDALRQLLQMEVDIAIYGGLAEEQTADIQAEELFRDELWFVVAPNHRYAHQHISLQEMMKEPFVMREQGSSTRERLLALCRTHNTPPPQIPLQFNGLPEAIQAVIAGYGANFVSSFVVRDYVERGQLARVFVNDVYLQNSIAICTRLHEPLSIASQQFIHTIRQDSFIK, encoded by the coding sequence ATGTTAAATATGCATGCTCTTTATTTATTTCATACGATTGCTGTTCAAGGTAGTGTGACTAGAGCTGCTGATCTATTAAATATTAGTCAGCCTGCGATTACAGCACAGATTAAGAAGTTAGAAAAAGAAATAGGGATCACTTTATTGATTCCACAAGGACGAGGAATTGCTTTAACGAGCGAAGCTAAAGAGTTGTTGGGATTTACACAGCGTATTTTTGCGATTACCGGACAGGTCGAACAATGGATTAACGAGTATCATCAAGGACAGCGTGGGCAGATTCGTTTAGCGGCTACTTATTTGCCTGCTCATTTTCTATTGCCTGCATGGATCGCCAAGTTCAAGCAACAATACGAGCATGTAGATATGACCATAACTACAACCAATTCTACAGATGCTTTACGTCAGTTATTACAAATGGAAGTCGATATTGCTATTTATGGGGGACTCGCTGAAGAACAGACAGCAGATATTCAAGCAGAAGAATTATTTCGAGATGAACTGTGGTTTGTCGTAGCACCCAATCATCGTTATGCCCATCAACATATTTCACTACAAGAGATGATGAAAGAACCTTTTGTCATGCGTGAGCAAGGAAGCTCGACACGAGAGCGTTTGTTAGCCTTATGTCGAACTCACAATACTCCTCCTCCGCAGATTCCTTTACAATTTAATGGATTGCCAGAAGCAATTCAAGCTGTTATTGCTGGTTATGGAGCTAACTTCGTATCTTCGTTCGTTGTACGAGATTATGTAGAACGAGGACAATTAGCGCGTGTATTTGTTAACGATGTGTATTTGCAAAATAGTATTGCTATTTGCACTCGTCTTCATGAGCCTTTATCGATAGCCAGTCAGCAGTTTATTCATACGATTCGACAGGATAGCTTTATTAAATGA
- a CDS encoding MFS transporter, producing MTFNPHSSKYSKWKNHIHFWKYPSILLTGVAIANIGDWIFLIALNLTMLDMSGSPLAIAGLYILKPFATLCTNSWAGSVVDRLNKRRLMITFDLIRAVLIFTLPFLHHIGLIYAVVLVIYMASSIFRPTSMVYTTKLIPTEHRKRFNSIQSLIHSGAFLIGPAIAGLLFLITSPQMAIFVTAVAFGISSIMTWILPDLEKGTVTIDHPVNQEPITKMAKSNRSWQMIKHDWRLVIAFSRQAWNVMLIYFLFQILMVLAAGLDSMEVAFVKEVLAGTDSQYSYLVSVAGIGLGVGALVNMVIVKRLTVTILLAVGAIGFGAGYVIYSLSDSFTGAAIGFFVLAFFMAFMNTGFMTFYQNHVPVDMMGRISSIYSLVAAVMQMLSVFILGLTAQLWSISWSVIIGSCVMLGITLVLALAVRLYMPISPPEEAQ from the coding sequence ATGACTTTTAATCCTCATTCTAGCAAGTACTCTAAATGGAAAAACCATATTCACTTTTGGAAATATCCTTCGATTTTATTAACCGGTGTAGCTATTGCTAATATTGGAGACTGGATTTTCTTAATTGCACTCAATCTTACTATGCTCGATATGTCAGGGTCTCCGCTTGCAATCGCAGGTCTGTATATCCTCAAGCCATTTGCAACCTTATGTACGAATAGTTGGGCAGGAAGTGTAGTGGATCGGCTGAATAAACGTCGATTAATGATTACTTTCGATCTTATTCGAGCAGTGCTTATTTTTACGCTTCCTTTTTTACATCATATTGGCTTGATCTATGCAGTAGTACTGGTAATCTATATGGCAAGTTCTATTTTTAGACCGACTTCTATGGTATATACAACCAAGTTGATTCCAACAGAACATCGTAAACGTTTTAATTCTATTCAAAGTTTGATTCATTCAGGCGCCTTTTTGATTGGCCCAGCGATCGCAGGTTTGTTATTTTTGATCACTAGTCCGCAAATGGCGATTTTTGTTACTGCGGTTGCTTTTGGTATCTCTAGTATTATGACATGGATATTACCTGATCTTGAAAAAGGAACTGTTACAATAGACCATCCAGTTAACCAAGAGCCGATTACTAAAATGGCAAAATCTAACCGCTCATGGCAAATGATCAAGCACGATTGGCGATTAGTGATAGCATTTAGCCGACAAGCTTGGAATGTAATGCTTATTTATTTTCTATTTCAAATTCTGATGGTATTGGCAGCCGGGCTAGACTCGATGGAAGTTGCTTTTGTCAAAGAAGTGCTTGCAGGTACAGATAGTCAATATAGTTATCTGGTAAGTGTAGCAGGTATAGGACTAGGTGTGGGAGCACTTGTAAATATGGTGATTGTGAAGCGTTTAACTGTCACGATATTGTTAGCAGTCGGGGCGATTGGATTCGGAGCAGGCTATGTGATCTATAGCTTATCCGATTCTTTTACAGGTGCAGCGATTGGATTTTTTGTATTAGCTTTTTTTATGGCATTTATGAATACAGGATTTATGACTTTTTATCAAAATCATGTACCTGTCGATATGATGGGACGCATTAGTAGTATTTATAGTCTGGTAGCCGCTGTTATGCAAATGTTGTCTGTGTTTATTCTAGGGCTGACCGCTCAATTATGGTCGATCTCATGGTCGGTAATTATCGGTTCGTGTGTTATGTTAGGTATTACATTGGTGCTTGCTCTGGCGGTTCGTCTATATATGCCGATATCTCCACCAGAAGAAGCACAGTAA
- a CDS encoding helix-turn-helix domain-containing protein, whose protein sequence is MYKVMLVDDEMIIREGLKTRIDWQAYGFELAGDYANGLEAQTAIVADPPDLIISDICMPFVDGLELAEFVHHHYPDIKMIILTGFDEFEYARRAIRLKVSDFILKPVTAKEIRELLKQIKLEMDDQRQLHHNIDQLHTQWSQSLPLLKERFWEKVLTSGVSHTEWEQHRLQFALPSLSSAYQLVVIEPDNDTITDSSTQTVPPVPALVDSLSSIIQTILPAEWEYTSIVYQSRYVYLFSYPSVDHSSTPAIFEQITQTINQFYQLSSQQIDTSFTIGLATGCTDITDMPQQYEQAMQALEYRFLFGTGTLLSFADLQQSSSPIPDIDWEKEIVTHLSNNDLEEAQRLSAQMAQQMITRRTSPTECILQFRQIALRIQDWLQQLGLGSILSTFVNQPQWLTAPTLQQILQEWFAVLDHVSAHLNKQIQINSQQHIQKAIYYIEQHYAEAHLSLQDICSHVLMSTSSFSQAFKQYTEVTYVEYLTRIRIDKAKQLLRLTEYKFYQIAEKVGYTDPNYFSSSFKKHTGITPKQYREQHRHVKELYR, encoded by the coding sequence ATGTATAAAGTGATGTTAGTTGATGATGAGATGATTATACGTGAAGGTCTCAAGACTCGGATTGATTGGCAAGCGTACGGATTTGAATTGGCAGGAGATTATGCGAATGGGTTAGAAGCGCAAACAGCTATCGTTGCTGATCCGCCTGATTTGATTATTTCAGATATATGCATGCCTTTTGTTGATGGATTGGAATTGGCTGAATTTGTTCATCATCACTATCCAGATATCAAAATGATTATCCTGACAGGATTTGATGAATTTGAATATGCGAGAAGAGCGATTCGGCTTAAAGTGTCTGATTTTATTCTCAAACCGGTTACAGCCAAAGAGATTCGTGAATTACTCAAACAGATCAAGCTAGAAATGGATGATCAACGTCAATTGCATCATAATATCGATCAATTGCATACGCAATGGTCACAAAGTCTTCCATTACTTAAAGAGCGATTCTGGGAAAAGGTATTAACTTCAGGAGTCAGTCATACTGAATGGGAGCAACACCGACTTCAATTTGCTTTGCCTTCGTTGTCCTCTGCTTATCAGCTTGTTGTTATTGAACCCGATAACGATACGATAACAGATTCTTCTACACAGACTGTTCCACCTGTGCCAGCATTAGTAGATTCACTCTCTTCTATTATTCAAACTATATTACCGGCAGAGTGGGAATATACTTCGATAGTGTATCAATCCCGGTATGTATATTTATTTTCTTATCCCTCTGTAGATCACTCATCTACACCTGCAATCTTTGAACAGATCACCCAAACGATTAACCAATTCTATCAATTATCTAGCCAGCAGATCGATACATCTTTTACAATCGGTCTGGCTACCGGATGTACCGATATCACAGACATGCCCCAGCAATATGAACAAGCGATGCAAGCATTAGAGTATCGGTTTCTTTTCGGTACAGGTACTCTTTTATCTTTTGCCGATCTACAACAATCCTCCTCTCCTATACCAGATATCGATTGGGAAAAAGAAATTGTAACTCATCTTAGCAACAATGATCTAGAAGAAGCACAACGTTTATCTGCTCAGATGGCACAGCAAATGATTACCCGGCGAACATCGCCTACAGAATGTATTTTACAATTTCGTCAGATCGCTTTGCGTATCCAAGATTGGTTACAGCAATTAGGATTAGGTTCTATATTAAGTACGTTTGTAAATCAACCGCAATGGTTAACTGCTCCCACACTGCAACAGATCTTGCAAGAATGGTTTGCTGTGTTAGATCATGTGTCTGCGCATTTGAACAAACAAATACAGATCAATAGTCAGCAACATATTCAAAAAGCGATCTATTATATCGAGCAACATTATGCAGAAGCTCATTTATCATTACAAGACATCTGTAGTCATGTGTTGATGAGTACAAGCAGTTTTAGTCAAGCATTTAAGCAATATACAGAAGTGACTTATGTAGAATATCTTACTCGTATTCGAATCGATAAAGCCAAACAATTACTGCGTTTAACCGAATACAAATTTTATCAAATCGCTGAAAAAGTAGGCTATACCGATCCTAATTATTTCAGTTCTTCTTTTAAAAAACATACCGGTATAACGCCCAAGCAATACCGGGAACAGCATCGTCATGTAAAGGAGTTGTACAGATAA
- a CDS encoding cache domain-containing sensor histidine kinase, translating to MLRDLFRIFTTWKWKSLTTSLLVAFSGLILIVIAIISLNNYRLTVDAAEQNSQVYIQEIMRQVNTNIQTYIDNMENISLLALTNKDVTYYISSNSFIGKNDIRPYEKRISDLFQNILYSRNDIASIMVFGYNGRTVSDRRITALNPNIDPKQQSWYINAQKMNGKSIVSPPHIQNVISGEYRWVVSLSRELKSNDGITPEGIFLVDLNLSVIDKLCSQIYLGKKGYVFIVDGTGNIIYHPQQQLLYSNLATEEIPQVLTTASGQSFTADDNKGKRIYSVQDTGLGWKIVGVTYSDDLIANKSSIQHSILLYALLGIGISIIISLLLSLHLTKPIKRLQQDMKQVELGNFHIQTSIEEDNEINQLGQSFNVMVNEIKHLMDETVQTSEQKRKTELLLLQAQINPHFLYNTLDSIIWMAEQEKHEEVVDMTSALAKMFRASITRDQELVSIRVEIEHIRHYLFIQKMRYREQLDYVFDIPSDILQYKTVKILLQPFIENAIYHGIRSKTTPGIIYISARQEQDDLLFEVRDNGLGMTTERLAQVNKGTVATNTQHGIGIGNVNERIQLYFGATYGMSIHSVLGEGTVVTIRVPAIL from the coding sequence ATGTTACGTGATCTATTCAGAATCTTTACCACCTGGAAATGGAAAAGCTTGACGACCAGCTTACTGGTTGCTTTTTCCGGTCTGATTCTGATCGTGATCGCAATTATCAGTCTTAACAATTATCGGTTGACTGTCGATGCCGCAGAACAGAATTCTCAGGTGTATATTCAAGAGATTATGCGTCAGGTGAATACGAATATCCAGACGTATATTGATAATATGGAAAATATCTCATTGCTTGCTTTGACCAATAAAGATGTGACCTACTATATTTCTAGCAATAGCTTTATCGGCAAAAATGATATTCGTCCTTATGAGAAACGTATTTCCGATTTATTTCAAAATATTCTCTACAGTCGCAATGATATCGCTTCGATTATGGTGTTTGGTTACAATGGGCGTACTGTATCTGATCGGCGGATCACTGCACTTAACCCTAATATTGATCCTAAGCAACAATCATGGTATATCAATGCGCAAAAAATGAATGGCAAATCGATCGTATCTCCCCCTCATATTCAAAATGTGATTAGTGGCGAATACCGCTGGGTCGTTTCTTTAAGTCGTGAACTTAAAAGTAATGATGGTATAACACCTGAAGGCATTTTTTTGGTCGATCTGAATTTGAGCGTTATTGATAAATTATGTAGTCAGATTTATTTAGGCAAAAAAGGCTATGTATTTATTGTAGATGGTACAGGCAATATTATTTATCATCCTCAGCAACAATTGTTGTATAGCAATCTAGCGACAGAAGAGATTCCGCAAGTGTTGACTACAGCAAGTGGTCAATCGTTTACTGCTGATGATAATAAAGGCAAACGGATCTATTCTGTACAAGATACCGGATTAGGTTGGAAAATCGTAGGCGTGACTTATAGTGATGATCTGATCGCTAACAAATCTTCGATTCAACATTCGATTTTACTGTATGCTCTGCTTGGGATCGGTATCTCTATTATCATCTCTCTGCTATTATCGTTGCATCTGACCAAGCCTATCAAACGGTTGCAACAAGATATGAAGCAAGTCGAACTAGGTAATTTTCATATTCAGACCTCTATTGAAGAAGATAATGAAATTAATCAATTGGGGCAATCATTTAATGTGATGGTCAATGAAATTAAACATCTGATGGATGAGACTGTACAGACTAGCGAACAAAAGCGCAAAACTGAACTTTTGTTATTACAGGCACAGATTAATCCTCACTTTCTCTATAACACACTCGATTCTATCATCTGGATGGCAGAACAAGAAAAGCATGAAGAAGTAGTCGATATGACATCTGCTCTTGCCAAAATGTTCCGTGCTAGTATTACACGTGATCAAGAATTAGTATCAATTCGGGTAGAGATTGAACATATACGTCATTATTTATTTATTCAGAAAATGCGATATCGTGAACAATTGGATTATGTATTTGATATCCCTTCAGATATACTGCAATACAAAACGGTCAAAATTCTGCTTCAACCGTTTATCGAAAATGCAATTTATCATGGAATACGTAGTAAGACTACACCCGGTATCATCTATATCTCAGCACGGCAAGAACAAGATGACTTGCTGTTTGAAGTGCGAGATAACGGACTTGGTATGACTACTGAGCGTCTTGCTCAAGTCAATAAGGGCACAGTAGCTACTAATACACAGCATGGGATCGGCATTGGCAATGTTAATGAACGGATACAGCTTTATTTTGGAGCAACGTACGGTATGAGTATACACAGTGTATTAGGAGAAGGTACCGTTGTGACGATTCGCGTACCTGCTATTTTGTGA